The Hymenobacter swuensis DY53 genome includes the window CGGCCGCGCCGCCGAGGCCATCGGCGACCAGAAACGTGCCGGCCGGGCCATTACGTTGCTGCAACAGTATTATCAGCAACGCTAGTAAGCCGCACGGTTTTTGCCGACCAAGAAGCCGGCTCCGGAAACGGAGTCGGCTTCTTTCGTAAGTACGTATACTCTCCTAATCATCCTGAGTATTCCGCGCATCAAGCGGCTTCGAAGGACCTTACAACCGTAGAACGATACCCATATCAGCGGCTCGTAGCAACGTGATAAGGTCCTTCGCAGGCTCAGGATGACAGTTTATTACCAGCTGAACCCACCGCGCCCGTGAAAAACTATCTATTCCTGCTACTACTCTTGCTGCTTTCCGGCCTGAGCAGCCCGCTTTCCGCCGATCCGCGCCGCGACTTTGCCACGCAGTACCGGCCCGGCCGGCGCATTCTGGTGGATACGCGCCGGGAGGGTGACAGCATACGGGTATATCTGCGGTTTCCTGACCGCAACCTGCTCCGCCGGGGCTTTCCGCTGCACGTGGTGGGCTGGGCCGGGTACGATGCCCGCCGGCCGCTGTGGCAGGATACCGTGCGCCAGCTCCGCCGTCGGCTGCAACCCGAGGGGCCCGGGGCCCGCGTTGATTTCTGCCTGCCCATCAGCCGCCTCCGGGCCGGGTTAGTGTTGAGCCTGGCCATAGGGCCAGCCGAGGAGGCCGTGAGCGGCGACGCGGCCTGGCTGCCCCTGACAGCTGAGCACCTGAGCCGCTCGTTCATTCTCACCGATTCCCTGAGTCAGCCGCTAATGCGCCGTTACGTACACGCCCGGGAAGTATTCGGCGTGAATGCCTACGGCCCTGATCAGCGACTGACAGCCTACCGCTACCCATTGAGCTCGGTGCCGGCCGCGCCGCCCATGGCTGCCGCCGGGGCCCTGGGCCCCCAGCCCCGCCGCCTCAGTGCCCAGGATTCCGCGCAGTTCCGGGCCGATGAACTGCTCCGGCTGCCGGCTGGGCTTTACTTGTTGCGGGTGGGTGGCAGCCCAGTGCGCGCGGGCTTGCTGGTGGAGGAAAACCGCTTTCCGGAGCTAATTACGGCCGATGAGCTGATTGCCCCGCTTACCTACCTGACCACGTCCCAGGAACGCAAACAGCTGTTCGACGCCCTTGAGCCTAAAAAGGCTGTGGACCAGTTCTGGCTGAAGGTAGCGGGCAATAACCAGCCCATTGCCCGCCAGCTTATCCGCACCTACTACGGGCGGGTGGCCGAGGCCAGCCAACTTTTTTCAGCCCATAAGGCCGGCTGGCTGACCGACCGAGGCCTGCTGTATCTGGTGCTGGGGCCACCGGAAAGCGTATATCGGGCCAATGAGGAGGAACGGTGGGTGTACCGCTCCTATACTGAGCGCAGCGGCACCTTCCTCTTCCGCCCCAAACCCAGTACCTTTACCCCCGACAACTATGAACTGGTGCGCCGCCCCGAGTACGAACAACTTTGGTATGCCGCCGTGGAGCAATGGAGAAAAGGACGAACCGCCCAGCCCGGCCGCTAACTGAGCGCCGCCAATTTTTTGATTCCGAAAACCGCCCCGTGCCCAACCGCCGTCCCGCTCCCCGCGACGGGGAAGGCCGCGCCGAAGGCGGACGTTTCGAGGGAAGCCGGGCCGAAGGAGGCCGCTTAGAAGGCAACCGGCCGGAAGGCAACCGCTTCGAGGGCAGCCGTTCGGAAGGAAACCGCCCGGAAGGGAACCGCACCGATAAAAGCCAGTACCACCGCCCGCCCCAGGACCGCAGCATCGACATGATTTTCGGGCTGCGCCCTATTCTGGAGGCCCTGAACGCGGGCCGTACACTGGACAAAATTTTCCTACTGCGCGGCACCAAAAACTCCATGACCCAGGACATTACCGCCCTGGCCAAAGCCGCCGACGTGCCCGTGTCGATGGTGCCCGTGGAGAAGCTCGACAACATCACCCGCAAAAACCACCAGGGGGCCGTGGCCTTCGTGTCGCCCATCGACTACATGCCGCTGGACAGCATTCTGGCCGGGCTGTACGAGGAAGGGAAAACCCCGCTCCTGCTGGTGCTGGACCGCGTGACGGACGTGCGCAACTTCGGCTCCATTGCCCGTAACGCAGAGTGCCTGGGCGTGCACGCCATTGTGGTGCCCAGCCGCGGGGCCGCCCAAATCAATGGTGACGCGCTGAAAACCTCCGCCGGAGCCCTTAACCTGATTCCGGTGTGCCGCGAGGCTAACCTGAAGGAAACTCTCACGTTCCTGCGCGAGTCGGGCGTGCAGATTGTGGCCTGTACCGAAAAATCGGACGCCAGCCTGGAAGCCGAAGCGGTAGACCTTACCGGTCCGCTGGCTATCCTTATGGGCTCCGAGGAAGACGGCATCAGCCCCGAGTACCTGCGCCTCGCCAACCACAAGCTCCGCATCCCGATGGCCGGCCAGATTAGCTCCCTCAACGTGAGCGTGGCCAGCGGCATTATGCTCTATGAAGTGCTGCGCCAGCGCCTCGTGAAAAAGTAGGGCTGTGGAGACGAAGGCACAAGACTGGAACGGAATTGTTGCCTACTATCAACGCCATGCTGCAAATGGCATGGGTGACGAAATGTTGCTTCTAGTGCAGCATATTATTTCTTCGGGCGCTTCCTACCGTTTATTCGCTTTTACCTCAATTGCTGTTTTGAAGGTTAGCATCTACGAAATGATGCACAACAACCACGAAACCTTACACATTCACTTTGACCGCGAGAAGATAGTCTTTCAGTTCAGGTATTACGCCACAGGGAATTCATATGATCAACCTGAATTTTGTCGTCAATACTCTGCCGACTTAGGGATGGAAAAATTTGATCAATTTATCCACTGGATACGATGGTAGACTCAGAAAAAAAGCGCCTGCATGCCAGCAGGCGCTTTTTTTTGGTCTGTCACAGTAAAGGCTAATTATACCCCACGCCTTTCTTCGATCTTACGTCGGCCACAAATTCTTTCACGCGCTGTTCTTCGGTGCGCTTGCAGATGAGCAGCACGTTGTCGTATTCGGCCACGATGTAACCCTCCAGGCCCTGTACTACCACGAGGCGCTCAGAGGGCGTTTTGATGACGCACTCCTTGGTATCATAGAGCAGGGCGTTGCCGTCCACCACGTTTTCGTCGGCGTCGTGCTGGCCCATGCGGTGTAGGGAGTCCCAAGTGCCCAGGTCGCTCCACCCGAAATCGGCAGGCAGCACGTATACATTATCGGCCTTTTCCATCACTCCGTAGTCGATGCTAATGTTGCGGCACTGGCTGTAGGCGCGGGTGATGAACGTGGTTTCCTGATCCGTGCCCAGCTGATCGGCTCCCTCATCGAATACCTCTGCAATGTCGCTCAGGTAATGGTGGAAGGCCTTGATGATGGCATCAGCGCGCCATACAAACAGGCCGGAATTCCAGAGGAAGTCGCCGCTGGAGAGGAACATGCGAGCTAGCTCCAGATTAGGCTTTTCGGTAAAGGTTTTGACTTTGCGCAGCCCAGTTGGGAACGTTCCATCTTCATGGCCCGGCATCGTCTGTACGTCTTGGGGCTTCACGGCATCATCCAGAAACTGAATGTAGCCGTAGCCAGTATCGGGGCGGGAGGGCTGAATACCGAGCGTGATGAGCACATCGTGGGTGCGGGCCCCGTCCAGGGCCGTGCGGATGGCGGCGCGGAAGTTCTCCTCGTGCATCACGGCGTGGTCGGCAGGCGTCACCACAATTACGGCTTCCGGGTCGCGCTGAGCAATGCGGTAGCTGGCGTAAGCAATGCACGGCGCGGTGTTGCGCCCAATGGGTTCCCCCAGAATCTGGTTGGCAGGCAGCTCGGGCAGGTGCTGGTGCACCAGTTCCACGTAGTCGCGGTTGGTGACGACAAACACGTTTTCGGTGGGGCAGATACCCCGGAAACGGTCCACCGTCAGCTGGAGCATCGAACGGCCCAGACCCAGGACATCATGAAACTGCTTGGGATGATGCGTGCGACTAAAAGGCCAGAACCGGCTGCCAATGCCGCCAGCCATTACAACGAGGTACGTATGTTGTTCCATCGGAGCCGAACCAGAAGTTCGTTGTTGGGAGAGAAGAAAGGAATGAATAAGCCTGCCTCACTGGCAAAAAAGCCTACCACCGAGCTACCAGTCCAAACAAGGTACGGAAGTAGAATTTGCCAATGAATGGACAGAGCAATAATAAGCAAATTCCTAATTATATAATAATTCTTGTAAATTATTTAACTTATCAACTACACCAGTCCCTCCCGCAGCAAGTCGTGCAGATGGATAAAGCCGTTGAACCGGCCCTGCTCCGTCACCACGAGCTGGGTGATGTTGCGGGCCTGCATCCGGGCTAGGGCTTCCACGGCGAAATCTTCCACGTCAATGGTAACCGGGGAAGGCGTAAGAATGTCGCGGGCGCGCACGGTTTCCAGCCGGCCTTCGTAGGTAGTCAGCATCCGGCGCAGGTCTCCATCGGTAATAATGCCAATCAGCTCACCACCTTCTTCCAACACGGCCGTAGCCCCGAGTCGCTTTCCTGAAATTTCGAGGATGATTTCGCGGAGCAGTGCCGTATCTGAAACCTGTGGCTGCTGGTTTTGCCGGCTGAGGTCGCCCACTTTTAAGTACAATTCCTTTCCTAGGGTACCACCCGGGTGCAGATGCGCAAAATCCTGCCGTGAAAACGCTCGGCTTTCCAACAGGCATACGGCCAGCGCATCGCCCAGGGCCAGTGCAGCCGTGGTGCTGGTGGTAGGAGCCAGGTTATGCGGGCAGGCTTCGCGCTCCACGGGAGCATGGAGCACGTAATCGGCCTGCACGGCCAGGTAGGACTCAGCATTACTGACCAGAGCGGCCAACGGCACACCTTTTCGTTTGAGCAACGGCACCAGCACCTTTATTTCGGGCGTATCGCCGGATTTGCTGATGGCAATAACAAAGTCGCCGGCCTGGATCATGCCCAGGTCACCGTGGATGGCATCGGCGGCGTGCATGAACAGGGCGGGCGTACCCGTAGAGTTCAGCGTAGCTACCATCTTGCCCGCAATGTGGGCACTCTTTCCGATGCCCGTAACTACCACCCGGCCCCGTAAAGAGAGGATGGCTTCTACGCATTGTGCAAAATCGGGGGTGCGGTCAATGGCCGCTGCCACGCCCTGAATTGCTTCAGCTTCCTGCTGAAGCACTTTTTTTGCAAGATTGTTGAGTTCGTTCTGCGGTTTCAATCTAAATTTGGTATTGTATTCAGGAAGCTCGACAGCAGGGACGGAATAGGAACAGGCCCGAATTCTTTCCACTAACTCGCTAGCAGCGAATACCATAAAATCCTTAGATTGAGTTTAGCAACACTGCTGTGCTGCTACTCCAATCTACCACCCCAATTGAGTAAGTGAGGATGTCCATGCCAGCCGTGAAACAACAAGTGCAGCAAGAGGCTGATTTGAAAGGCAAGTTAAAGGAAGTTTTTGGGTACGGTCAGTTCCGCGGCGTGCAGGAAGACATCATCCAGAACGTTATTACCGGCAACAACACCTTTGTAATTATGCCTACCGGCGCGGGTAAAAGCCTGTGCTATCAGTTGCCCGCGCTGGTGCTACCCGGAACGGCCATTGTCATTTCGCCCCTTATTGCCCTGATGAAAAATCAGGTAGATCAACTCAATGCCTTCGGGGTAAATGCCCAGTTTCTGAACTCGACGCTGTCGAAATCGGAGATGAACCGGGTGAAGAAGGACGTGATTAGCGGCGAGGTGAAGCTGCTGTACGTAGCCCCCGAGAGTCTGACAAAGGACGAAACCATTGAGTTTCTCAACAAGGCGACCATCAGCTTTGTGGCCATTGATGAAGCTCACTGCATCTCGGAGTGGGGCCACGATTTTCGGCCGGAGTATCGCAAAATCCGCAGTATTATCGACGGACTGGGTGCGCAGGTACCCATCATTGCCCTCACGGCCACGGCCACACCCAAGGTGCAGCTCGATATCCAGAAAAACCTGCAGATGGATGAGGCATCGGTATTCAAGACCAGCTTCAACCGCACCAACCTCTACTACGAAGTCCGGCCCAAGCACAACACCAAAAAGCAGCTGATTCAGTACGTGAAGCAGCGCAAGGGCCTGGCTGGTATTGTGTATTGCCTGAGCCGCAAGAAGGTGGAGGAAATTGCCGAGCTGCTGAAGGTAAACGACGTGCGGGCACTGCCTTACCACGCCGGTCTGGACCCACACGTACGGATGGCCAACCAAGATGCCTTCCTGAACGAAGACTGCGACGTCATTGTGGCCACCATTGCCTTCGGAATGGGCATCGACAAGCCCGATGTGCGCTTTGTCATTCACTTCGATACGCCCAAGAGCATTGAGGGCTATTACCAGGAAACCGGCCGGGGTGGCCGCGACGGCCTAGAGGGTGACTGCCTGATGTTCTACAGCTACGATGATATTGTGAAGCTGGAGAAATTCAACAAGGACAAACCCGTGACGGAGCGCGACAACTCTAAGCTGCTGCTCCAGGAAATGGCGAATTACGCCGATTCGGCGGTGTGCAGGCGCAAGCAGCTGCTCCATTACTTCGGAGAGCAGTATCCCAAGGACTGCGGGTTCTGCGACAACTGCCGCCATCCTAAGGAGCGGTTTGAGGCCAAAGATGAAGTCCTGATTGCGCTGAAGGCCGTGGTGCAAACCGACGAGCGGTTCGGCCTAGACCACATTGGGGTGGTGCTTATGGGCATGAACAACCCGCATGTGGAAAGCTATGGCCACAACCGCCTGCCGGTGTACGGCCAGGGCAGCAACCACGACGCACAGTTCTGGCATTCTCTATTGCGCCAGACGCTATTGGGCGGCTACCTGGAAAAAGACATTGAAAACTTCGGCGTGGTGAAAATCAGCCAGAAGGGAATTGACTTCATTGAAAACCCGCATTCCATCAAGCTCACCAAGGACCATAACTACGAGGAAGAGGTGAAAGAAGAACAGGAACAGGAAGAAGTTCAGCAGGCGGCCGGCCACGATGAGGCCCTGTTTGACATGCTCAAAGCCCTGCGGAAAAAGGTGGCTCAGCAGAAGAATCTGCCCCCCTACGTGCTGTTTCAGGACCCCAGCCTGAAAGAAATGGCTACCACCTTCCCCACCAAGATGGAGGACCTGGCCCACGTATCTGGCGTGGGGCAGGGAAAGGCGCAGAAATTCGGTCAGCCCTTCCTCGACCTCGTGAAGAAGTACGTGGAGGACAACGATATCATGACGGCAGCCGACGTGGTGGTGAAATCGGCTGTTAATAAGTCGAAAATCAAGATTTACATCATCCAGCAGATCGACAAGAAAATGGACCTGGAGGAAATTGCTTCCTCCAAGGGCATTGATATGCGGGAGCTGATGGAGGAAATTGAGCATATCTGCTACTCCGGCACTAAGCTCAACCTCGATTACTACATCAACGGAGTGCTGGACGGGGAGCGGCAGGACGAAATCTACGACTACTTCATGACGGCCCAGACCGACAACATTGCGGTGGCTCTCAAGGAACTCGGTACCGATGACTACACTGAGGAAGACCTGCGCCTGATGCGCATCAAGTTCCTGAGTGAAGTAGCGAATTAAGTAGTAGAAGTGAGACTGTAAGGAGTGAGAGGTGAGACGATGTTCAACGGCTTGAATGCCAGAACATCGTCTCACCTCTCACTCCTTACAGTCTCACTTCTACACATTACAGCCACAGGTGATACACATGTTCCTCGTGTATCCGCTCGAAGCCTTCCCGCTCGTAGAAGCGGCAGGCTCCGTGGTTATCGAGTTGGGTAGTCACCTGAATTTCGGGGAGTTGCCAGGCATGGGCGTAGTGCATCGCCGCGTTGAGCAGGTGTTTGCCGATGCCCTGGCTACGGTGGCCCTGCTGCACGGCCAGCAGCCCTATACTAGCGTGCGTGGTCTGATAGCCCAGCGTAATCAGTCCCAACGCATTGGGCTGCGTTACGGGCTGGTAGATGAGCACCTGCCGGGCCGTCTGGCCAGTTACGCTGCTCCGTATCCAGTGTTCATAAAGCCGCTCATACACCCCGGCCTGAAACACCGGATCGACCCGAAACCGGGAATGGTGGCCGCTTTGTCGGGCCAGTTCCAGCAGCCGGGGCGTCAGTTCATCGGTGGGTAGTACATGCGACGATACGGCCGGTGGCGTTTCCGGTGTCGGGCGGGCAAAGCGCGCCTTCCGGTCGGTGAGGTGCAAGCGCAACGCCCGGGCACTGGCCGCCGACACGGTATCGGTGGGCTCCACAAACCAGTATACCAGCCGCCAGCCCTCTTCGCGCGCCAGCCGGATAACTTCCCGCAACTGTGCTTCGGTAAACCGCTTGCCTTTCAGACGGCCCACTGGGAAACCAAAAAACTGACTGTCCCAGGGCAATGACTGCACCCCATACTCCGTCAACATCGACATAGCGGCTGATTATAATTCTTCCCTGGTCCAAACGAAAAACCGTCCGTAGCTACTGCTACGGACGGTTCAACGAAGAAATTAAAGAAAAAGCCAATTAATTAGCAATATTCTTCAAAAGCCCCCTGTAGATTGTTTACAATACGCATCAGGTCATTGCCTTCGATGTGGTAGCGCTCAATCATGTGCACCAGCTCACCGTCTTTGAACAAGGCAATGCAGGGGCTGCTGGGTGGGTAGGGCAACATGTGTTCCCGGGCCTTAGCTACGGCTTCGGTTTCCATGCCGGCAAACACCGTTACCAGCTTGAGGGGCTTCTTATCGGAACTGGAAACGGCCATTTTCAGGGCCGGGCGGGCTTTAGCGGCCGCACAGCCGCACACCGAGTTAACGGCCACCAGCACGGTACCGCTCTGGTCGTTGAGGGCGCTGTCTACTTCTTCGGGGGTCATGAGCTGCTCGAAACCGGCCTCTACGAGGTCCTGGCGAATCGGGGCTACCATGTATTCAGGATACGTGGCCATAGGTGAAAGCTAGGCTTTAGGATGAACTATTCCGGCGGCACCATGCCGGGCGGCGGCGTAAAATTACGCAACTACTACCGCACTGCCGCAGTTGGCGTATAGAACCCTGGCTGACCCTCGGAAGTTTACCACGTACCAGCTTTTTCTTCTTCTATCTTCTTTCGCTACCTATGTATGAAGTACGCTGATTTTCTGGCTTCCCAGACCCAATCCGAGCCACCAACCGGCCTCTCGCCCGTACTGGAAGCGTTGTGGTACGCCGGCCGCGACGAGTGGCACCGCGCCCACAACATTGCACAGGATAATGAGCACGACCCGATGCAGAACTGGCTGCACGCCTTCCTGCACCGCCAGGAAGGCGACGCGGGTAATGCGGCATATTGGTACCGCCGGGCCGGACGAGCCGTTTTTACCGGGTCATTGCGCCGGGAGTGGGAGGAAATGGTGCGCACTCAGCTATCCGAATAACTACCGGAGGAGCAGGCAGGTGCTGCTATTTCATCTTGCCAAAATTCAATATAAATACATTTAACCAGTTCATTTGCCGCACATTCCGTAATTAAAATTACATTTATCCCGCGCCTTTTAAACTGGCCGGACACCATGACCAAGACGTATATACTCTTCATTGGCCTGCTGCTGACCTCGGCCGCCGCTCAGGCCCAGGTGGATACAGTACGGGCCTCCACCCTGCCCCCAGCCCAGCAGGCCGAAAAGCTCTACAACAGCGGCGTGGCCAAATTCAACCAGAAAAGCTATCGGGCCGCCCTGCAGGATTTTGATAAAGCCCTAGCCGCCAAACCTGATTTCGCCAAGGCCTACTACAACCGCGCCGCCGTCCGCTACGAGCTGAAAGAGTACCCCACGGCCGTGCAGGACTACGATCAGGCCATCAAGTTTGACCCCAACACGTTTACCTCCTACTTCGGGCGGGCCCAGGCTCGGGAGGCCCTGAAGCAGCCCACCGAAGCAGAGCAGGACTACGGCAAAGCCGCCGAACTGAAGGCTGATTACGCCCCGGCTTGGTACTACCGTGGGGCGCTGCGCTTCGAAAAAGCCGATTACCAAGCGGCCAAGTCTGATTTTGATGCCGCCATTAAGGCCGACCCTGCCTATGCCTACGCTTGGCACGACCGGGGCAGCGCCCAACGCCAGCTGGGTAACCTGCCGGCCGCCATTCAGGACTACACCCAGGCCCTGAAGCTGCAACCCGAGCTGCTGCCGGCGTTGCTGAATCGCGCCGCCACCCGCCGCCGCGCCGGCGACCTGAAAGGTGCCCTCCAAGACTACAACGACTACCTACGCCAGAAGCAGGACAATGCGTTGGCCTACACCAACCGGGGAGCAGCCCGCTACGAGCAGGCCGATTACAAAGGCGCCGTGGACGACCTCACTAAAGCCATTGAGCTGGACGGACAGTACGCCTTTGCTTGGAACAACCGCGCCGCCGCCTACCTCAAGCTGGAAGACTATAAAAAAGCCGAATCCGACGCCAGCAAGGCCATCAGCCTGAACGCGCAGTACGCCGAGGCCTACCTCAACCGGGGCCACGCCCGCGAAATGCTGCGCAACCCTGATGCCGCCTGCCAGGACTGGCGCAAAGCCGCCGAGCTGGGCCTGGAAGCCGGCAACACCCATGCCGCCAACTCCGGCTGCGGCGCGGCAGAAAAGGAGTAATCTACCTCCTGTTGAAATCAGAACGTTATGCAGAGGCGCCGCCGAAGCATCTCGCTCGTGAGTAATCAGATTACGAACACACCCTCAGCACGCGATATGCTTCGGCGGCGCCTCTGCATGACGACCTACTACGACTTCCTTTCTATGTACAAATACCTACTTGCCCTGTTGCTCCTGAGTGCTCCGGCTACCCTGCTGGCCCAGGACGTAGAGTTCAGCAAAGACCGGTTCGGTAACGATAAGGACGGGCTAAAAGCGGCCCTCAAGGAAATCAAGCTCGGCGACGAATCCTACGACCTGGACCCGCCCCGCTACGAACAGGCGCTGCCCCACTACCTGGCGGCCCAGAAGTTCAACCCCAATAACGCCCAGCTCAACTTCAAAATCGGGGAGAGCTATCTGCATTCCGGCTTCAAGCCCCGGGCCCTGGAGTACCTGCAGAAAGCCTACCAGCTCAACCCCGACGTGGACCCGCGCATTCATTACGCACTGGGCCGGGGCCTGCACCTGAACGGGAAGTGGGATGAGGCCATTGCCGAGTACAAGCGCGCCACGCCCGCTACCGGCACCAAAAATACGGCCGCCTTCACCCAGGACATCCAGAAGAAGATTCGGGAGTGTGAGAACGGCCGCAAGCTGGCCGCCAAACCTAACCGCGTGTTCATCGACAACGCCGGTCCCGGTGTGAATTCGCCCTACCCTGAGTATGGCCCGGTGATTACCGCTGACGAATCGGTTATCCTGTTTACCTCGCGCCGGCCGGGCTCTACGGGCGACCAGAAAGACCCCGAAACCGGGGGCTTCATGGAGGATATTTACACCAGCACCCGCACGACCAAGGGCAGCTGGGTGGACGCCCGCAACCTGGGCGAAGGCGTGAATACCGAAGGCCACGACGCCACCGTGGGCCTCTCCCCCGACGGCCAGCGCCTGCTGGTGTACATGGAAGACAATGGCGGCGACCTGCACGAGGCCAACCTGCGCGGAGCAGAATGGCGCAAGCCCCAGAAACTAGGCTCCCGCATCAACACTAGGTCCCACGAGTCGTCGGCGGCCTACACACCGGATGGACGCAGCCTGTACTTTGTGACTGATAAAGAAGGCGGCCTGGGCCAGCGCGACATCTATAAAGTGGAGATGGAAGGCCGCGGGCCGGCTCAGAACCTGGGCTCCGTTATCAATACACAGTACGGCGAAGAAGGCGTATTTCTGCATCCCGACGGTAAGACGATGTACTTCTCCTCGGAGGGTCATAACTCCATGGGCGGGTACGACATCTTCAAATCGGTGTACGAGAACGGCAAGTGGAGTCAGCCCGAAAACCTGGGCTGGCCCATCAATACTCCCGACGACGACGTGTTCTTCGTGATATCCGCCTCGGGCCGGCACGGCTACTATTCCTCGTTCCGCGACGACGGGCTCGGCTCCAAGGACATCTACCAAATTACCTTCCTGGGCCCCGAAAAGCCGCCCGTACTCAGCCAGGAAGACCAGCTGCTGGCCTCCCGCGTGCAGCCGGTAAAGGAAACCCTGCTGGCCCCGCCGGTAGCCATTGTGGCTGCCCAGGTGACCATTCTGAAGGGTATCGTGACGGATGAGGCCAGCAAGCAGCCCATTGAGGCCACCATTGATGTGGTAGACAACTCGCTCAACCAGACCATTGCCTCCTTCCAGAGCAATGAGCAGTCGGGCCGCTATTTGGTGTCGTTGCCCTCGGGCGTGAACTACGGTATTGTGGTGCGCAAGGACGGCTACCTGTTCCACTCCGAAAACTTCGATTTGCCAGCCAAAGCAGCCTATTCGGAAGTGGTGAAGGACATTGCCCTCAAGAAGCTGGACGTGGGCGTGAAGGTGGTGCTCAACAACATCTTCTTCGACTTCGATAAGGCCACACTGCGCAAGG containing:
- a CDS encoding OmpA family protein: MYKYLLALLLLSAPATLLAQDVEFSKDRFGNDKDGLKAALKEIKLGDESYDLDPPRYEQALPHYLAAQKFNPNNAQLNFKIGESYLHSGFKPRALEYLQKAYQLNPDVDPRIHYALGRGLHLNGKWDEAIAEYKRATPATGTKNTAAFTQDIQKKIRECENGRKLAAKPNRVFIDNAGPGVNSPYPEYGPVITADESVILFTSRRPGSTGDQKDPETGGFMEDIYTSTRTTKGSWVDARNLGEGVNTEGHDATVGLSPDGQRLLVYMEDNGGDLHEANLRGAEWRKPQKLGSRINTRSHESSAAYTPDGRSLYFVTDKEGGLGQRDIYKVEMEGRGPAQNLGSVINTQYGEEGVFLHPDGKTMYFSSEGHNSMGGYDIFKSVYENGKWSQPENLGWPINTPDDDVFFVISASGRHGYYSSFRDDGLGSKDIYQITFLGPEKPPVLSQEDQLLASRVQPVKETLLAPPVAIVAAQVTILKGIVTDEASKQPIEATIDVVDNSLNQTIASFQSNEQSGRYLVSLPSGVNYGIVVRKDGYLFHSENFDLPAKAAYSEVVKDIALKKLDVGVKVVLNNIFFDFDKATLRKESTNELERLQKLLVETPALRLEISGHTDNVGKAEYNKDLSQRRAKAVVDYLVAKGIDKSRLTFAGYGDTQPVASNASKTGRQLNRRTEFKVTGK